In a genomic window of Thalassotalea piscium:
- a CDS encoding efflux RND transporter periplasmic adaptor subunit — translation MTRKKQIIVPIAIIAAGALLFILFSNMKKPPEEKEKIDTTPIVSVQPVAIGPMVLEVNSYGIVTPKYETELVAQVSGPIVELSQTFERGGFVAKGQLLARIDPSDYEAALIDAQANLASARASLEKERAQGKVAEQEWKEITDTSPTELSLRKPQLAQEIARVKAAQASVLRAKRNMERTEIRAPYDAMIENRNIGLGSFVGTGSMVGKLLGTAIAEVRLPVADGELQFLAEQGKDASVVLIGDFAGQEIEWQAKVIRSEGVVDAKSRMSYFVAQVQDPYGLIDEKKHEIPLRFGAYVNAKIKGIELTSATIVPRYLVVDDKIATLDQDNKLQFVAIDIVRQVGRDVIVASGLNEGDQVITSALDYPVNGMKLALPDDEEGDLPKTDETQLASIKD, via the coding sequence ATGACAAGAAAAAAACAAATAATTGTACCAATAGCGATAATAGCGGCAGGGGCTTTACTGTTTATATTATTTTCTAACATGAAAAAACCGCCCGAAGAAAAAGAAAAAATTGATACAACACCAATTGTATCAGTTCAACCTGTGGCCATTGGCCCTATGGTATTGGAGGTTAACTCGTATGGCATTGTTACGCCAAAATATGAAACAGAGCTAGTTGCACAAGTTAGTGGACCAATCGTTGAACTTTCACAAACATTTGAACGAGGTGGTTTTGTGGCTAAAGGTCAATTATTGGCACGTATTGACCCGAGTGATTATGAAGCTGCATTAATTGATGCTCAAGCGAACTTGGCGTCAGCACGCGCATCATTAGAAAAAGAACGTGCTCAAGGTAAAGTTGCTGAGCAAGAATGGAAAGAAATTACAGACACTTCACCCACTGAATTAAGTTTACGTAAACCTCAGCTTGCGCAAGAAATAGCACGAGTTAAAGCGGCCCAAGCGTCAGTATTAAGAGCAAAGCGTAATATGGAGCGTACAGAAATTAGAGCGCCGTACGATGCAATGATAGAGAATCGAAATATAGGTTTAGGTTCATTTGTTGGTACCGGCAGTATGGTAGGTAAATTATTAGGTACTGCGATAGCTGAGGTTCGCCTTCCAGTTGCCGATGGTGAGCTACAATTTTTAGCTGAGCAGGGTAAAGATGCATCAGTTGTGCTTATTGGCGATTTTGCGGGTCAAGAAATTGAGTGGCAGGCTAAGGTAATACGTAGTGAAGGGGTAGTTGATGCAAAAAGCCGGATGAGCTATTTCGTTGCACAAGTTCAAGACCCTTATGGCTTAATTGATGAAAAAAAACATGAAATACCACTGAGGTTTGGCGCGTATGTTAATGCGAAAATTAAAGGAATAGAATTAACAAGTGCAACCATAGTACCTCGATATTTAGTGGTTGATGATAAAATTGCGACCTTAGATCAAGATAACAAGCTTCAATTTGTTGCTATTGATATTGTGCGTCAAGTCGGACGAGATGTCATTGTAGCAAGCGGGCTTAATGAAGGAGATCAGGTAATAACCTCAGCTTTAGATTATCCGGTTAATGGCATGAAGTTAGCCTTGCCAGATGACGAAGAAGGTGATTTACCAAAAACAGATGAAACGCAACTAGCAAGTATTAAGGATTAG
- the nagX gene encoding transmembrane glucosamine N-acetyltransferase NagX has translation MEDQLNTTKPEQKKKRLLSVDALRGFDMFWILGGEKFFAALFIITGWSFFHIASLQMVHSTWHGFTAYDLIFPLFIFLSGVSLGITGKPLSHYPPEKAKSIVLHGVKRLVILMLLGIIYNHGWGKGIPADIESIRVASVLGRIGISWFVAALLVWFFSERVQWIVALTVLLGYWLLLSSVSIAGLGGGDYSADGAINVWFDQHFLPGAILRDKAFDPEGVLSNLPSIINALFGVFTGRFIIKYSANALKLTSFLILAGISMVILGYVWGIFFPINKTLWTSSFVLVTSGFSILLLTLFYVLIDVVKIRAWATFFAVIGTNSIVVYVGSSVVSWGYISKSFLGGLINIAPPGWSSLIFFGGVVLFQWLVLYWLYCRKIFIKI, from the coding sequence ATGGAAGATCAATTGAACACCACAAAGCCTGAGCAAAAAAAGAAACGCTTATTATCAGTAGATGCATTACGTGGCTTTGACATGTTTTGGATTTTGGGAGGAGAAAAATTCTTTGCTGCATTATTTATTATTACTGGCTGGTCTTTTTTTCATATCGCCTCTTTACAGATGGTACATTCAACTTGGCATGGCTTTACGGCTTATGATCTTATTTTCCCTTTATTTATTTTTTTGTCTGGTGTCAGCTTAGGTATTACAGGTAAGCCTTTATCGCATTACCCCCCTGAAAAAGCTAAGTCAATCGTATTACATGGCGTTAAAAGGTTAGTCATACTAATGTTGTTAGGGATTATCTATAACCATGGTTGGGGCAAAGGTATTCCTGCAGATATTGAGTCTATTCGTGTAGCTAGTGTTTTAGGTCGAATTGGTATTTCTTGGTTTGTTGCGGCTTTACTAGTGTGGTTTTTTAGTGAACGAGTTCAGTGGATAGTTGCATTAACTGTGCTGCTTGGCTATTGGTTACTATTGTCTAGTGTGTCAATAGCAGGCTTAGGGGGCGGTGACTATTCAGCAGATGGGGCAATTAACGTTTGGTTTGATCAGCATTTTTTACCTGGCGCTATACTTCGAGATAAAGCTTTTGATCCAGAAGGGGTTTTATCGAATTTACCTTCTATAATTAATGCGCTTTTTGGGGTGTTTACTGGGCGATTTATAATCAAGTATTCTGCTAATGCCCTAAAGCTAACTTCGTTCTTGATACTTGCTGGTATTTCAATGGTTATTCTCGGTTATGTTTGGGGAATATTTTTTCCAATAAATAAAACGTTGTGGACAAGTTCTTTTGTATTGGTTACCTCAGGTTTTAGTATTTTATTATTAACACTTTTTTATGTATTGATCGATGTGGTTAAAATAAGGGCTTGGGCTACTTTCTTTGCAGTAATTGGTACTAACTCAATTGTTGTCTATGTTGGCAGCAGCGTCGTTAGCTGGGGATACATCAGTAAAAGCTTTTTAGGAGGCTTAATTAATATTGCACCGCCTGGTTGGTCTTCGCTCATATTTTTTGGCGGTGTAGTGCTATTTCAGTGGTTAGTGTTGTACTGGTTATATTGCCGAAAAATTTTTATAAAAATATAA
- a CDS encoding TerB family tellurite resistance protein, whose translation MITKIKQFLTELSEQETVNSDSELSIEMASTVLLCEVMRADGKLDEEELAQLTQLITHRFKLNEEEVSLLIKEAILTSEHAIDFYQFTSKINKNCTIKEKIEMVKHLWLLALADGEVSAIEEHTIRRIADLLHLRQSEYIQAKDVISS comes from the coding sequence ATGATCACAAAGATAAAACAATTCTTAACCGAACTATCTGAACAAGAGACAGTTAATAGTGATAGCGAGCTTTCTATCGAAATGGCGTCAACCGTATTGTTATGTGAAGTAATGCGCGCTGACGGAAAGTTAGATGAAGAAGAGCTTGCGCAGCTAACCCAGCTAATTACTCACCGCTTTAAACTTAATGAAGAAGAAGTTTCTTTATTAATAAAAGAAGCTATTTTAACAAGTGAACATGCCATAGACTTTTACCAGTTCACGTCTAAAATTAATAAAAACTGCACAATTAAAGAAAAAATAGAAATGGTAAAGCACTTATGGTTATTAGCCTTAGCAGATGGCGAAGTGAGTGCGATTGAAGAGCATACTATTAGACGAATTGCTGACTTATTGCACTTGCGCCAAAGTGAATATATACAAGCAAAAGATGTAATATCCTCCTAG